The Radiobacillus deserti genomic interval ATCATCCTGCATATAACTTCCGTGAAATTTTAGTAGCTTACTATCCTCATCTGGAATTCCTGCAGTTATCTGGTTTGCAAAGCTTTCCACTAATTGCCCTCTTAAATAGTTACTATCTTCTTTTATTTTTTCCATCTCACTTGGTGGTCCCGCTTCAAATGGAAACTTCTTAGTCATACTAAACCCCTTTCCATTAATACACATCACGTTGATAGCGTTTCTGTTCACGAAGCTTTGCGATGAAAGCTTCCGCTTCATCTCGACTTTTGTTCCCTTCTTGTTCCACTATCGAAAGAAGCGCTTGATGAACGTCCTTTGCCATATGCTTTTCATCACCACAAACATAGAGATACGCTCCTTCTACTAACCAATCAAAAAGCTCCTTGCTTTTCTCCAACATACGGTGCTGTACATAAACCTTTTCCGCATTATCTCGAGAAAAGGCGACATCTAGCTTCGTAAGAACCCCTTCTTGGAGCCATTTTTGCCACTGGACTTGGTATAAAAAATCCGTCCTAAAGTGCTGGTCCCCGAAGAATAACCATGATTTCCCCGGTGCACCAATTGCTTCTCGTTCTTCTAGAAATGATCGGTATGGAGCAACGCCAGTTCCAGCACCAATCATAATAATCGGAGCATCTGGGTTTTGAGGTAACCGAAAACTATCGTTCCTTTGAATAAAAATGGGTAATCGATCGCCAATTTCAACTTGTTCTGCTATATGGCCGGAGCAAACACCAAGTCGATCACGTCCATTTTTGTTGTATCGAACCGTTCGGATCGTTACGTGTACTTCATCTGGACTAGATCGTAGACTGTTGGCAATTGAATAAAGACGTACTGGAAGCTTACGGAAAAGGTTAGGTATCTCAGTAGCTGGCAAGTTCCACGGTCCAAAATCTTGTAAAGCGTCTAGTAGGTCTCTACCTTCTAAATAGTCCTTCATATCTTTTCTATCATCGGAACGGATAAGTGCTTTTAATGTTTCTGATTCAGAGAATCTCGATAATTTTTCTAACAATGGCTTTGTCAGCTTCGTAGTTTCATAGATAGATGTAAGTGCTTTTCGCGTAGTGATTGTTCCAATATCTTTTCCAATAGAAATTTGTTCATCTGGATTCCATCCCATAAATTCCATGATGTCATCCACCAATCTAGGATGGTTAACAGGGATAATTCCTAGGCTATCCCCAGGATCAAAATGTAAGTTAGATCCTTCTAAATCTAATACTAGATGACGCGTTTCTTTATTTGAACCACGTCCGTTAATATTGATGTTTTC includes:
- a CDS encoding assimilatory sulfite reductase (NADPH) flavoprotein subunit; amino-acid sequence: MQLQEKNSPFNQQQAELLNQLLPNLTENQRMWLSGFLAALPTEKQEKAFQTTLNSEAPSRGITILYGTDTGNAQQLAEDFTKQLKENNKQVSLFLMDEFKPKTLKQVEDLLIITSTHGDGDPPDNAVSFYEFLHSNRAPKLHDVRFSVLALGDSSYEYFCQTGKAFDQRLEELGAERFFPRKDCDLDFEEPATEWMEQVLALLCKEQGEQKNFPKATIVEATSSVSYSKKNPFEAEILENININGRGSNKETRHLVLDLEGSNLHFDPGDSLGIIPVNHPRLVDDIMEFMGWNPDEQISIGKDIGTITTRKALTSIYETTKLTKPLLEKLSRFSESETLKALIRSDDRKDMKDYLEGRDLLDALQDFGPWNLPATEIPNLFRKLPVRLYSIANSLRSSPDEVHVTIRTVRYNKNGRDRLGVCSGHIAEQVEIGDRLPIFIQRNDSFRLPQNPDAPIIMIGAGTGVAPYRSFLEEREAIGAPGKSWLFFGDQHFRTDFLYQVQWQKWLQEGVLTKLDVAFSRDNAEKVYVQHRMLEKSKELFDWLVEGAYLYVCGDEKHMAKDVHQALLSIVEQEGNKSRDEAEAFIAKLREQKRYQRDVY